One window from the genome of Daphnia pulex isolate KAP4 chromosome 9, ASM2113471v1 encodes:
- the LOC124202760 gene encoding uncharacterized protein DDB_G0271670-like: protein FSSSSTSSSFSTSSFSSSSTSSSFSTSIFSSSSNSSSSNSSSSFSSTSSSFSTSSSSTSSSSFSSSFSTSSFSSSSNSSSSTSSSSFSSPSSFSSSSFSSFSSSSNSSSNSSSSTSSTSSSSSSSSTSSTSSSSFSTSSFSSSSNSSSSFTSSSFSSSSTSSSSFSSPSSSSSSSSSSSSFSSTSSSSFSSSSFSSSSSSTSSTTSFSTSSFSSS from the exons ttctcctcctcctcaacctcctcctccttctcaacctcctcattctcctcctcctcaacctcctcctccttctcaacctccatattctcctcctcctcaaactcctcctcctcaaactcctcttcctcattctcctcaacctcctcctccttctcaacctcctcctcctcaacctcctcctcctcattctcctcctccttctcaacctcctcattctcctcctcctcaaactcctcctcctcaacctcctcctcctcattctcctccccctcctcattctcctcctcctcattctcctcattctcctcctcctcaaactcctcctcaaactcctcctcctcaacctcctcaacctcctcctcctc ctcctcctcctcaacctcctcaacctcctcctcctccttctcaacctcctcattctcctcctcctcaaactcctcctcctcattcacctcctcctcattctcctcctcctcaacctcctcctcctcattctcctccccttcctcctcctcctcatcctcctcctcctcctcctcattctcctcaacctcctcctcctcattctcctcctcctcattctcctcctcctcctcctcaacctcctcaaccacctccttctcaacctcctcattctcctcctcc